Proteins encoded by one window of Paenibacillus urinalis:
- the pknB gene encoding Stk1 family PASTA domain-containing Ser/Thr kinase: protein MIGHQLSGRYEVIERVGGGGMALVYKAHDILLGRNVAIKVLRQQFVHDDEFIRRFRREAQSAASLSHPNVVSIYDVGQEEDIHYIVMEYIEGQNLNEIIKERAPLQVDEAVRIAAQIADALDHAHHNQIIHRDIKPHNILIGKNGRVKVTDFGIARAVTSTTITQTGSVVGSVHYFSPEHAKGVVTGEKSDLYSLGIVIYQMLTGQLPFLGESPISVALKHLQEEFEEPSAVNPLIPQSVENIILKSMRKNPNERYQSALEMLTDLETCLLPDRLNEEKLVFDDEFDTDQTRIIPAIKPEPRGPSYTDAPEMAPDEAVTDGKSKKKKSKKRAAFWVSLTLFILIALAGVVWYVESALVVPEVTVPSVIDKTEEEARALLAEQGIEVNQVLQEYKEGVDPGIVYEQSRPEGAVVKKGSLIDLTVSVEKPKETMPGLTGRNYEDAVQELLALGMSEDRIKKTEEFSEESVNEVIGQSVTEGQPFDPEVDTITLRVSKGQEMVEMPDLINKTRAEAEELIRKNKLTVAPVKEEPSFEVEKGRVTQQWPYDAGAAVVPGEEITIYVSTGYSPETIEYNYHISVAPHEEGKNSKIRITFTDARGENQEHGTETIKKTETLTVPLVLAPNKDGVVSVYRDGQLMDTFEVRYFDAKNGTVTTPEIGPAVTPDNNSGDGEEGSGPDEEPNPEDPGNESNEGNNGNNGNGNDEGNENNDNNGNNSNGRGDNQNEDEDGEE from the coding sequence ATGATCGGACATCAGCTGAGCGGACGTTATGAAGTGATTGAGCGCGTCGGCGGAGGCGGAATGGCCCTGGTATACAAAGCGCACGATATTTTGCTCGGACGTAATGTTGCTATCAAGGTGCTTCGTCAGCAATTCGTTCATGATGACGAGTTTATTCGTCGGTTTAGACGAGAAGCCCAATCGGCTGCATCCTTGTCTCATCCGAATGTAGTTAGTATCTATGATGTAGGTCAGGAAGAAGACATCCATTACATAGTGATGGAGTATATCGAAGGTCAGAACCTGAATGAAATTATAAAAGAACGTGCACCGCTTCAAGTCGATGAAGCTGTCAGAATTGCTGCACAGATTGCGGATGCACTGGATCATGCCCATCATAATCAAATTATTCACCGCGATATCAAGCCGCATAATATTTTGATTGGCAAAAATGGAAGGGTCAAAGTTACAGATTTCGGAATCGCTCGTGCAGTGACCTCGACGACGATTACGCAGACCGGCTCAGTCGTCGGCTCAGTGCATTATTTTTCTCCCGAGCACGCCAAGGGTGTTGTAACAGGTGAGAAATCCGACTTGTACTCACTTGGTATTGTTATCTATCAAATGCTGACCGGACAGCTTCCGTTTCTTGGAGAGAGTCCGATCAGTGTAGCGCTGAAGCATCTGCAGGAGGAATTCGAGGAGCCGAGTGCTGTTAATCCGCTGATTCCACAGAGTGTTGAGAATATTATTCTTAAATCAATGCGCAAAAATCCGAATGAGCGTTATCAGTCAGCGCTTGAAATGTTGACCGATCTGGAGACCTGTTTGCTGCCGGATCGCCTGAATGAGGAGAAGCTTGTATTCGATGATGAGTTCGATACAGATCAGACCCGTATCATTCCTGCGATCAAGCCGGAACCACGCGGGCCATCCTATACGGATGCACCTGAAATGGCTCCAGACGAAGCAGTGACAGACGGCAAATCCAAGAAGAAAAAATCCAAGAAGCGGGCAGCGTTTTGGGTCTCGTTGACACTGTTCATCCTGATTGCACTAGCCGGTGTTGTCTGGTATGTCGAGAGTGCGCTTGTTGTGCCTGAAGTAACCGTGCCCAGCGTTATTGATAAGACCGAGGAAGAAGCCAGAGCCTTGCTTGCTGAGCAAGGGATAGAGGTTAATCAGGTTCTCCAGGAATATAAAGAAGGTGTCGATCCGGGAATTGTCTACGAGCAGAGCAGGCCTGAAGGAGCTGTCGTGAAGAAAGGTTCGCTAATTGACCTTACTGTAAGTGTGGAGAAGCCGAAGGAAACCATGCCTGGGCTTACAGGTCGAAATTATGAAGATGCAGTTCAGGAATTGCTGGCACTTGGCATGAGTGAAGATCGAATCAAGAAAACGGAGGAATTCAGTGAAGAGTCCGTTAATGAAGTGATTGGACAATCGGTTACCGAAGGCCAGCCTTTTGACCCGGAGGTAGATACCATCACCCTGAGGGTAAGTAAAGGCCAGGAAATGGTCGAAATGCCTGATCTGATCAATAAAACTCGCGCAGAGGCAGAAGAGTTGATTCGAAAGAATAAACTGACTGTTGCACCGGTTAAAGAAGAGCCAAGCTTTGAAGTGGAGAAAGGCAGGGTTACCCAGCAATGGCCTTATGATGCTGGGGCTGCAGTTGTTCCGGGTGAAGAAATTACGATCTATGTAAGCACGGGGTATTCACCAGAGACGATCGAGTACAATTATCATATTTCGGTAGCTCCTCATGAAGAAGGCAAGAACAGCAAGATCCGTATCACGTTCACCGATGCCAGAGGAGAGAACCAAGAGCATGGTACGGAGACGATCAAGAAGACAGAAACGCTGACCGTACCGCTAGTTCTGGCTCCGAACAAGGATGGAGTGGTATCCGTTTATCGTGATGGACAGCTGATGGATACATTTGAAGTGAGATATTTTGATGCGAAGAACGGAACGGTTACCACACCGGAGATTGGACCAGCTGTTACTCCTGACAACAATTCGGGAGATGGTGAAGAAGGGTCGGGTCCGGATGAAGAGCCGAACCCAGAGGATCCGGGTAACGAGAGCAATGAAGGTAATAATGGCAATAATGGTAATGGTAATGATGAGGGCAATGAAAACAACGATAACAACGGCAATAACAGCAATGGCCGTGGAGACAATCAGAATGAAGATGAAGACGGTGAAGAGTGA
- the rlmN gene encoding 23S rRNA (adenine(2503)-C(2))-methyltransferase RlmN — translation MTKPFIYDYTLEELEQWAVENGEPKFRAAQIYDWVYVKRVNDFSEMTNLSKALREKLDDQFQFVTLSEITKFESKDGTVKFLFGLHDDHAIETVIMKHNYGNSVCVTTQVGCRVGCTFCASTLGGLKRNLTAGEIIAQVVRSQQILDERNERVSSIVIMGTGEPFENYDETMKFLRTMIHEKGLNIGQRHITVSTSGIVPNIYKFADEDTQINLAISIHAPNDKLRSKLMPVNRRFPFDDVMESLRYYQGKTGRRITFEYALIGGVNDQPEHAEELAGVLKDMLCHVNLIPVNYVPERKYIRTARKDIFQFQRILADHGVNVTIRREQGHDIAAACGQLRAKHMEKHKEA, via the coding sequence ATGACAAAGCCTTTTATATATGATTACACGCTCGAAGAGTTAGAGCAGTGGGCAGTCGAGAATGGGGAGCCGAAGTTTCGTGCTGCTCAAATCTACGATTGGGTTTATGTAAAGAGAGTGAATGATTTTTCAGAAATGACAAATCTCTCGAAAGCTTTACGCGAGAAGCTTGATGATCAGTTTCAATTCGTGACGCTTTCGGAAATTACGAAGTTTGAGTCCAAGGACGGTACTGTAAAGTTTCTGTTCGGACTGCATGATGACCACGCAATTGAGACGGTCATTATGAAGCATAACTATGGCAACAGTGTATGTGTGACGACACAGGTCGGCTGCAGAGTCGGCTGTACTTTTTGCGCCTCTACACTGGGCGGTTTGAAGCGGAACCTGACTGCTGGTGAGATTATTGCTCAAGTCGTGCGCTCCCAGCAAATACTGGATGAACGCAATGAACGTGTGAGCAGTATCGTAATTATGGGTACGGGTGAGCCATTTGAGAACTACGATGAGACGATGAAGTTCCTTAGAACGATGATTCACGAGAAAGGTCTGAATATTGGTCAGCGTCATATCACAGTGTCGACAAGCGGTATTGTTCCAAATATTTATAAATTTGCTGATGAGGACACCCAGATTAACCTGGCTATCTCCATCCATGCACCGAATGATAAGCTGCGTTCGAAGCTGATGCCTGTTAACCGCCGGTTCCCATTTGATGATGTAATGGAGTCCCTTCGCTATTACCAAGGCAAAACAGGACGACGTATTACATTCGAATATGCCTTGATCGGCGGCGTTAACGATCAGCCGGAGCATGCCGAAGAGCTTGCGGGTGTTCTGAAGGACATGCTGTGCCATGTCAATCTGATCCCGGTAAACTATGTGCCGGAGCGTAAATATATCAGAACGGCTCGCAAGGATATATTCCAGTTCCAGCGTATCCTCGCTGATCATGGAGTTAATGTAACAATCCGCAGAGAGCAGGGTCATGATATCGCAGCCGCTTGTGGTCAGCTGCGTGCGAAGCATATGGAGAAGCACAAGGAAGCTTGA
- the rpmB gene encoding 50S ribosomal protein L28, translating into MSRKCYVTGKKPGSGNHVSHANNRNRRSWGVNVQKVRILVDGKPKRVYVSTRALKAGKVTRV; encoded by the coding sequence ATGTCTCGCAAATGTTATGTGACAGGTAAGAAACCTGGTAGCGGTAACCACGTGTCTCACGCTAACAACCGTAACCGCCGTTCCTGGGGCGTAAACGTTCAAAAAGTCCGCATTCTGGTGGACGGTAAACCAAAACGCGTTTATGTTAGCACTCGTGCTCTGAAAGCCGGTAAAGTTACTCGCGTATAG
- the spoVM gene encoding stage V sporulation protein SpoVM, with protein sequence MKFYTFKLPKFLGGFVKAILNTFQKS encoded by the coding sequence ATGAAATTTTACACATTTAAGCTTCCAAAGTTTTTGGGGGGTTTTGTAAAAGCGATCCTTAACACGTTCCAGAAAAGCTAA
- the recG gene encoding ATP-dependent DNA helicase RecG produces the protein MLLEETSVKQVSGVSALKEGELHAFGIYTIKDLLEYFPFRYEDYRLKSLTEVKDGDRVTVQAKIMGVPVLQRYGKKSRLTCRMMAEDFMFTATWFNRHFLKDQLTPNREITLTGKWDQKRMQMTVSESEFPDKGAVRSGSVQPVYSVGGKITQNWMRKTINQALLQYGEIVPELLPEELLRKYKLMPRKKAIALIHQPGDPQLGQEARRRMVFEELFLFQLKMQAFRAINRGKTDGVVHTASNATIREFVRSLPFELTDAQKRVELEILQDMRSPHCMNRLLQGDVGSGKTVIAAIALYAAVRSGFQGALMVPTEILAEQHMRSLEKLFTPFGIEVALLTGSTPGKKRKEILSGLQMGMIDVVVGTHALIQEDVYFRNIGLVVTDEQHRFGVNQRSVLRRKGYNPDVLTMTATPIPRTLAITAFGDIDVSTISERPKGRIPISTYWVKHDMMDRVIGFITRELDLGRQAYLICPLIEESDKLDVQNAIDLHVAMQQALPQYRVGLLHGRMTPSEKDEAMKLFYENETQLLVSTTVVEVGVDVPNATLMIIMDAERFGLSQLHQLRGRVGRGAHASYCILIADPKSEVGQERMKVMTETEDGFEVSRRDLDLRGPGDFFGTKQSGLPDFKLADMVSDFEVLEMARDDATSLVGNEAFWTSPAYAPLRDYLQREQIFQGEVMD, from the coding sequence ATGTTGTTAGAAGAAACATCGGTGAAGCAGGTCAGCGGCGTGAGTGCTCTTAAGGAAGGAGAGCTTCACGCCTTTGGCATTTATACGATCAAGGATTTGCTTGAATATTTTCCTTTTCGTTATGAGGATTACCGTCTCAAATCACTGACTGAGGTGAAGGACGGGGACCGGGTGACGGTTCAAGCCAAAATTATGGGTGTGCCTGTACTTCAACGATATGGTAAGAAATCAAGATTGACCTGCAGAATGATGGCAGAGGATTTTATGTTTACGGCGACTTGGTTTAACCGGCATTTCTTGAAGGACCAGCTGACGCCGAACCGGGAGATTACGCTTACCGGCAAATGGGATCAAAAGCGGATGCAAATGACGGTATCGGAGTCAGAATTCCCTGATAAGGGGGCCGTGCGCTCGGGCTCCGTTCAGCCTGTCTATTCTGTGGGGGGGAAGATTACGCAGAACTGGATGCGCAAGACGATTAACCAGGCGCTGCTTCAGTATGGAGAGATCGTGCCTGAACTGCTTCCGGAGGAGCTGCTGAGGAAGTACAAGCTGATGCCCCGGAAAAAGGCGATTGCCCTGATTCATCAGCCAGGTGATCCTCAGCTGGGACAAGAAGCTCGTCGTCGCATGGTGTTTGAGGAGCTTTTTTTGTTTCAGTTAAAGATGCAGGCTTTTCGGGCCATCAATCGTGGGAAAACGGACGGAGTCGTACATACCGCTTCCAATGCAACGATCCGCGAGTTTGTGCGCAGCCTGCCTTTTGAGCTGACAGATGCCCAGAAGAGGGTAGAGCTTGAAATTTTGCAGGACATGCGCTCCCCTCACTGTATGAACCGGCTGCTTCAAGGGGATGTGGGCTCAGGCAAAACTGTCATTGCTGCTATTGCACTGTATGCGGCTGTTCGTTCCGGATTCCAGGGTGCCTTGATGGTGCCGACCGAAATTTTGGCAGAGCAGCATATGCGCTCCCTGGAGAAGCTGTTCACTCCATTTGGGATCGAGGTTGCTCTGCTGACAGGTAGTACACCAGGGAAGAAGCGAAAAGAAATTCTGTCTGGACTGCAAATGGGAATGATTGATGTTGTCGTTGGCACCCATGCCTTGATTCAGGAGGATGTGTACTTCAGAAATATCGGACTTGTCGTTACAGATGAGCAGCACCGGTTTGGTGTCAATCAGCGAAGTGTTCTCAGACGTAAAGGCTATAACCCGGATGTGCTGACCATGACGGCAACCCCGATTCCGCGAACGCTGGCTATTACGGCGTTTGGGGATATTGATGTCTCTACCATTTCCGAGCGGCCGAAGGGCCGGATTCCGATCTCGACGTATTGGGTCAAGCATGACATGATGGATCGGGTCATCGGCTTTATTACCCGGGAGCTGGATCTGGGACGCCAGGCATATCTGATCTGCCCGCTTATTGAGGAATCGGACAAGCTGGATGTTCAGAATGCCATAGATTTGCATGTGGCTATGCAGCAGGCGCTTCCCCAATACAGGGTGGGTCTTCTGCACGGCCGGATGACTCCATCCGAGAAAGACGAAGCGATGAAGCTGTTTTATGAAAATGAAACACAGCTGCTGGTATCCACGACGGTTGTGGAAGTTGGCGTCGATGTTCCGAATGCCACATTGATGATCATTATGGATGCAGAGCGCTTCGGCTTATCCCAGCTGCACCAGCTTCGTGGGCGGGTCGGTCGGGGCGCCCATGCCTCCTATTGTATTCTGATTGCCGATCCGAAATCGGAGGTAGGCCAAGAACGAATGAAGGTCATGACCGAGACGGAGGACGGTTTTGAAGTGTCCAGACGTGACCTGGATCTTCGTGGTCCGGGTGACTTTTTCGGTACGAAGCAAAGCGGGCTGCCCGATTTCAAGCTGGCAGATATGGTCAGTGATTTTGAAGTGCTTGAAATGGCCAGAGATGATGCAACCTCGCTTGTTGGTAATGAGGCGTTCTGGACTTCGCCAGCCTATGCACCGCTGCGCGATTATTTACAGCGGGAGCAGATCTTCCAGGGCGAAGTAATGGATTAG
- a CDS encoding DAK2 domain-containing protein has translation MSKRSLNGTDFNAMVLAGADQLQKHAEHVNSLNVFPVPDGDTGTNMNLTMSAGVAELKRNSASSIGSCAGILSKGLLMGARGNSGVILSQLFRGFSRYAAPYEELNTLQFAAALQSGVDTAYKAVVKPVEGTILTVAKEAAKHAGYYARRTNDITELMSEVLKKANETLALTPEMLPVLKQVGVVDSGGKGLVYIYEGFMEYLLNTEGKTVSTPVKEATPAPVMPPAAPKTPISPEMPISAQARLETEDIEFLYDMEFFINRQLGDAGGTNFDEEDFRKALSVNGDSIIIISDDEVIKVHVHSKQPGDVLNLALRYGEITQIHILNMREQHRDLLTAGMDIAPAPELFADIPPEQEAAPEPSIPPADELAPFGFISVASGEGISEVFKSLGIDIVLSGGQTMNPSTEDFVKAIHSIDAKHVFILPNNSNIVLAAKQARDLLEGEREVTVVPSKTIPQGISAAFAFQEDESAEVNESNMLEAIAHVRSGQVTYAVRDTTFDDLEITAGHFIGIHDSKIVATEEGLLDTCEQLLRKMIVSGDEVITILAGEEAKETETDRLASWLAAEYPNAEVEVHQGGQPVYSYLFAVEA, from the coding sequence TTGAGTAAACGTTCTTTAAATGGAACAGATTTTAACGCAATGGTGTTGGCCGGTGCGGATCAATTGCAGAAGCATGCTGAACACGTCAATTCCCTTAATGTATTTCCTGTCCCAGACGGTGATACAGGAACGAATATGAATTTGACGATGAGTGCCGGTGTGGCCGAATTAAAAAGAAACAGTGCAAGCTCCATTGGCAGCTGTGCAGGTATTTTATCGAAAGGCCTGCTTATGGGCGCACGCGGAAACTCCGGCGTTATTCTATCGCAGTTGTTCCGGGGCTTTAGCCGTTACGCTGCCCCATATGAGGAGCTGAATACTCTTCAGTTTGCTGCTGCTCTGCAAAGCGGTGTGGATACAGCTTACAAGGCAGTAGTTAAACCCGTAGAAGGTACGATTCTTACTGTCGCAAAGGAAGCTGCGAAGCATGCCGGTTATTATGCGAGACGGACCAATGACATTACGGAACTCATGAGCGAAGTGCTTAAAAAAGCAAACGAAACTCTTGCCTTGACCCCTGAGATGCTGCCTGTACTTAAGCAGGTTGGTGTTGTAGATTCAGGTGGTAAAGGTCTTGTATATATTTATGAAGGCTTTATGGAGTACCTGCTGAACACAGAGGGGAAAACCGTTTCTACACCAGTGAAGGAAGCGACTCCAGCGCCTGTAATGCCGCCTGCTGCACCGAAGACTCCGATTTCTCCTGAAATGCCGATTTCGGCACAAGCAAGACTTGAGACAGAGGATATTGAATTCTTGTATGATATGGAATTTTTTATCAATCGGCAGCTCGGAGATGCAGGCGGAACAAATTTTGATGAGGAAGATTTCAGGAAAGCGCTGTCAGTAAATGGAGATTCGATTATTATCATTTCTGATGATGAAGTCATCAAGGTTCATGTCCATTCGAAGCAGCCTGGAGACGTGCTGAATCTGGCACTTCGCTATGGCGAAATTACCCAGATCCATATTCTGAACATGCGTGAGCAGCATCGTGATCTGCTGACTGCCGGAATGGATATCGCGCCAGCACCTGAATTGTTTGCAGATATTCCGCCTGAACAAGAGGCAGCACCTGAGCCGTCGATTCCTCCAGCGGATGAGCTTGCCCCATTTGGTTTTATCTCGGTTGCATCCGGTGAGGGAATATCTGAAGTGTTCAAGAGTCTCGGGATAGATATTGTATTGTCCGGTGGACAAACGATGAATCCGAGTACAGAGGATTTTGTAAAGGCGATTCATTCCATTGATGCGAAGCACGTCTTTATCCTTCCAAACAACTCGAACATTGTGCTGGCGGCCAAGCAGGCCCGAGATCTGCTGGAAGGCGAGCGTGAGGTAACTGTTGTTCCGAGCAAGACAATTCCGCAAGGGATTTCAGCTGCATTCGCGTTCCAGGAGGATGAAAGTGCAGAAGTAAACGAGTCGAATATGCTTGAAGCCATTGCCCATGTCCGTTCGGGACAAGTGACTTATGCAGTGAGAGATACTACATTTGATGATCTTGAGATTACAGCTGGCCATTTCATCGGGATTCATGACTCCAAGATTGTGGCTACCGAAGAAGGACTTCTGGATACATGCGAGCAACTGCTTCGTAAGATGATTGTAAGCGGTGATGAAGTTATCACAATCCTTGCAGGTGAAGAAGCGAAAGAGACGGAAACGGACCGCCTCGCGTCATGGCTTGCTGCTGAATATCCTAATGCGGAAGTGGAAGTGCATCAGGGAGGACAGCCTGTCTACTCTTATCTGTTCGCTGTAGAAGCCTGA
- the rpe gene encoding ribulose-phosphate 3-epimerase, translating to MSVLIAPSILSSDFARLGAEVAEAEASGADWIHVDVMDGHFVPNITLGAPIVQSLKPHTSLLLDVHLMIENPENYIADFVKAGAGMITVHAEACVHLHRVIHLIKEHGILAGVAINPGTPASAISEVLGDVDMVLVMTVNPGFGGQAFIPRTIQKIRQIRNELNELGRSNVHIEVDGGITKETAPLVVDAGADVLVAGSAVFGRTDRAEAIREIRHSIGG from the coding sequence ATGTCAGTATTAATCGCACCATCTATCCTGTCCTCAGATTTCGCCCGTCTGGGCGCAGAAGTAGCCGAAGCAGAGGCTTCCGGCGCAGATTGGATCCATGTTGATGTCATGGATGGGCATTTCGTTCCGAACATTACGCTGGGAGCACCCATCGTACAGTCCCTCAAGCCGCATACCAGCTTGCTGCTGGATGTCCACTTGATGATTGAGAATCCTGAGAACTACATAGCCGACTTCGTTAAGGCAGGCGCAGGAATGATTACAGTTCATGCCGAGGCTTGTGTCCATCTGCACAGAGTCATTCATTTGATCAAAGAGCACGGCATCCTGGCTGGGGTAGCTATTAATCCAGGAACACCTGCCAGCGCGATCAGCGAAGTGCTCGGAGATGTTGATATGGTGCTTGTGATGACAGTCAATCCTGGCTTTGGGGGACAAGCCTTCATTCCGAGAACGATCCAGAAGATCAGACAAATCCGGAATGAGCTTAACGAATTGGGCCGTTCAAACGTTCATATTGAAGTAGATGGAGGCATTACGAAGGAGACAGCGCCTTTAGTCGTGGATGCAGGTGCTGACGTCCTCGTTGCAGGCAGCGCGGTGTTTGGCCGTACAGACCGTGCAGAGGCCATTAGAGAAATCCGGCATAGTATTGGGGGATAA
- the rsgA gene encoding ribosome small subunit-dependent GTPase A, giving the protein MLEGVIIKALSGYYYVKPAPGRGTPDTNVSAVQCRARGVFKKRGITPLVGDYVKYTLTENGEGTVEEILPRDTELIRPPVANAHLAVLVFSLKEPDMNVQLLDKFLVHIEQAGLQAVICLTKMDLADESDDRYAQLVRLYESIGYEVIITSSRQGTGMDRLKQRLAGEISVFSGQSGVGKSSLLNALLPGLELETGIISMKLGRGKHTTRHVELIPLDNGGFVSDTPGFSQLDFLEIGVEELSDCFREFREYAGGCKFRGCTHTHEPGCQVIRAKEEGDIAESRYTHYVQFLEEMKDKKRRY; this is encoded by the coding sequence ATGCTGGAGGGAGTTATTATCAAAGCGTTAAGCGGATATTATTACGTTAAACCTGCTCCAGGTCGCGGAACACCGGATACGAATGTATCTGCTGTTCAATGCAGAGCTAGAGGCGTTTTTAAGAAAAGAGGGATTACTCCTCTTGTAGGTGACTATGTAAAATATACGCTTACCGAAAACGGGGAAGGAACGGTTGAAGAAATTCTGCCGAGAGATACCGAGCTGATCCGCCCTCCTGTGGCCAATGCGCATCTCGCCGTATTGGTATTCTCGCTCAAGGAACCGGATATGAATGTTCAGCTGCTGGACAAGTTCCTGGTTCATATTGAACAGGCGGGTCTTCAAGCAGTGATCTGCCTTACAAAAATGGACCTTGCTGACGAATCTGATGATCGTTATGCGCAGCTTGTCCGTCTGTACGAGTCTATAGGGTATGAAGTCATCATTACCAGCTCTCGTCAAGGCACAGGAATGGATCGCTTGAAGCAGCGGCTGGCTGGAGAGATCAGCGTCTTCTCAGGTCAATCAGGTGTGGGCAAGTCCTCGCTTCTGAATGCACTGCTTCCAGGGCTGGAGCTTGAAACAGGTATTATAAGCATGAAGCTGGGCAGAGGTAAGCATACAACCCGGCACGTAGAGCTCATTCCACTGGATAATGGCGGGTTTGTTTCAGATACACCAGGCTTCAGTCAACTGGATTTTCTGGAGATTGGCGTAGAGGAGCTGAGCGATTGCTTCAGAGAATTCCGTGAATATGCCGGCGGCTGCAAATTTCGCGGCTGTACCCATACGCATGAGCCAGGCTGTCAAGTGATCAGAGCCAAGGAAGAAGGCGACATTGCCGAGAGCAGATACACACACTATGTGCAGTTCTTGGAGGAAATGAAAGATAAGAAACGGAGGTACTAA
- a CDS encoding Stp1/IreP family PP2C-type Ser/Thr phosphatase, translated as MMNTVHVSHVGRVRSVNEDSAWIRHLDQGYILGIVADGMGGHLAGDTASRLAVETVSDDLSVLEPGLSEASLSAALSDAILHANEVIYRTAAGDEKLHNMGTTVVALLMSNASGIIGHIGDSRAYKITGDKVVQLTDDHTLVNELYKNGQISEEETHVHPLKNVVTRALGTDEDVSVDLYPVILEAGDVIMLCSDGLSNLVSSVQMATVIGQSDLPLSERADRLLQLALLAGGDDNITVALFEMPAGPLSVVEEGVES; from the coding sequence GTGATGAATACAGTGCATGTGAGTCACGTAGGACGAGTTCGTTCGGTAAATGAAGATTCCGCCTGGATAAGGCATCTGGATCAGGGATATATATTAGGTATTGTCGCAGACGGTATGGGCGGACATCTTGCCGGGGATACAGCAAGCAGACTGGCTGTAGAAACGGTATCCGATGACCTCTCGGTGCTTGAGCCCGGTTTGTCAGAGGCATCGCTGAGTGCTGCGCTGAGCGATGCCATTCTGCACGCGAATGAAGTCATCTATCGTACAGCGGCTGGGGATGAGAAGCTGCACAACATGGGAACAACCGTCGTTGCGCTCCTTATGAGTAATGCTTCCGGCATTATTGGCCATATTGGCGACAGCCGTGCTTACAAAATAACAGGCGATAAGGTCGTCCAATTGACAGATGATCATACATTAGTTAATGAGCTGTACAAGAATGGTCAGATCAGTGAAGAAGAGACGCATGTACATCCGCTCAAAAATGTCGTTACCCGAGCGCTTGGAACGGATGAGGATGTGTCTGTGGATCTGTACCCTGTCATTCTGGAAGCCGGGGATGTAATTATGCTCTGCAGTGATGGCTTAAGCAACCTGGTCAGCAGTGTGCAGATGGCAACCGTGATCGGGCAATCGGATCTGCCTTTGTCTGAACGGGCAGACAGGCTGCTGCAGCTCGCACTCCTGGCCGGAGGGGACGATAATATTACGGTTGCTTTATTTGAAATGCCAGCGGGCCCTTTAAGTGTTGTTGAAGAGGGGGTTGAATCATGA
- a CDS encoding DegV family protein, with amino-acid sequence MSKVFIVTDSTADIPDQVVDQYGIKIVPLRVVFSEQESYLDGIELSASKFYEKLGEVKALPTTSQPSPIEFMNVYKELNEAHPGCQIVSIHLSSGMSGTYQSAVLGKSMLEDESDADITVIDSKSASYGYGLLVVHAARLASEGKNAAEITEAVLTLHKERKLYFLVDTLEYLQKGGRIGKASAILGTLLNIKPVLSIDEEGVIYAVEKVRGQKKAMERIVQMFESDFAGKRINIAVGHTGNPSSAETFVELMKTRFELNEVVYPNIGAVIGSHVGFGTIAIFVWPA; translated from the coding sequence ATGAGCAAAGTATTTATTGTGACGGATAGTACTGCTGATATTCCAGATCAGGTGGTGGATCAGTACGGAATTAAGATCGTACCCCTGCGTGTCGTGTTTAGTGAACAGGAGTCCTATCTCGACGGAATTGAACTGAGTGCATCCAAGTTCTATGAGAAGCTTGGGGAAGTTAAGGCTCTGCCAACGACTTCCCAGCCATCTCCGATTGAATTTATGAATGTATACAAGGAACTGAATGAGGCCCATCCGGGCTGTCAGATCGTTTCTATACATTTATCTTCAGGAATGAGCGGTACGTACCAGTCCGCTGTGCTTGGCAAATCCATGCTTGAAGACGAGAGTGACGCGGATATTACCGTCATTGACTCGAAGTCGGCCAGCTATGGATACGGGCTGCTTGTGGTGCATGCTGCCCGGCTTGCCTCTGAAGGGAAGAACGCGGCGGAGATAACTGAAGCGGTCCTTACGCTTCATAAGGAACGCAAGCTCTATTTTCTAGTTGATACACTGGAATATTTGCAAAAAGGCGGACGTATTGGCAAAGCCTCTGCGATTCTTGGTACACTGCTGAACATTAAGCCAGTCCTCTCTATTGATGAAGAAGGCGTGATTTATGCCGTTGAGAAGGTAAGAGGGCAGAAGAAGGCAATGGAACGCATCGTCCAAATGTTCGAGAGTGATTTTGCCGGGAAACGAATCAATATAGCTGTCGGTCATACCGGCAATCCGTCATCGGCAGAAACCTTCGTGGAGCTGATGAAGACACGGTTTGAGCTGAACGAGGTGGTGTATCCGAACATCGGCGCGGTCATTGGAAGTCATGTCGGTTTCGGGACTATCGCGATCTTTGTGTGGCCGGCTTAA